Genomic DNA from Thermus amyloliquefaciens:
CCAACCTTGTGGCCGACCTGAAGGCAGGGTTCCTCTCCATGAGCCTCGCCCAGTGGCAGGCCGCCTGGGCCTTCCAGCCCGACGCCGTGGTGGTGGTGGGGGACGCCTATGCCCTCAGCGTGGGGGTTCTGGCCGCCCGGGGCAAACCCCTGTACCACGTGAACCCCTTGGTTTCCGCGCACTACCTGGAGGCTGTTCGTCCCTTAGAGCTCCTTCTGGACTGGGGGGGAAGCGACTTCACCCCCTACGAGCGCCTCCTCCACCGCAAGGCCCAAGCGGTGTTCGTACGGGACGAACCTAGCCTCAGGCGGCTTCGCCGCCTGGGCGTCCCCCACGCTTACTGGTACGGAAGCTTTGCCATGGACCTCCTACCCCCACCGGAGCGGGACCTCGCTCCCTGGGTGGGTGAGGAACCCCTCCTGGCCCTGCTCCCAGGCACCAGGGGCGACGAGGCCTTCAGCCTTCCCCTCATGCTGGAGGCCGCTTTACGGCTTCCCCTCATCCCGGCGGTGGCCTGGGCCAAGGGATGGGAGGCGCTTCCCCCCCTGCCGGGCTGGCAAAGCCAAGAGGTTGCCCCTGAGGCCTTGCGGCTGGAAAGGGACGGCAAGACCGCCTGGGTCTTCCGAGGGGCCTTCTCCGCCATCCTCCACCGAAGCCGCCTGGCCCTGGCCACCGCGGGCACGGCCACGGAGCAGGCGGCAGGCTTAGGGGTTCCCGCGGTAGCCTTCCCCACCCCCGGCCCCCAGTTCACCCGAGCCTTCGCCTCCAGGCAGAAACGCCTCCTCGGGGAGGCGCTCCATCTCACGGAGGCCCAGCCCGACCAGGTGGCGGCCGCCGCCCAACGCCTGCTGCAGAACGAGGACCTCTACGCCCGAGCCAGCCTAGCCGGAAGGGAGCGCATAGGCCCCCCTGGGGGCATACAGGGAGCGGCCCGCCATATCCGGGAGGACCTGCACCGCATAGGTTCGTTCCATGCGGTATGCTAAGCCCCGCATGCGCCTCTACCGCGTAGGCCTCTTCACCGACGTCTACTTTCCCAACCCCAACGGGGTGACCACCAGCGTTTACCTGCTCCTAAGGGAGCTTCGGCGAATGGGGCACGAGGCCTGGGTGGTGGCTCCCCACCACCCGGAAGCTCCTGAACGGGAGGAGGGGGTGGTCCGGGTCCCCTCCGTGGCCTACCCCTTCTATGAGGGGCAGCAAATCGCCCTACCCTCTTCGCGCCACCTGCCCACGGAGTTTGAGCTGATCCACACCCACACCCCCCTCACCCTGGGGGTCTGGGGGCTAAGGATCGCCCGGAGCAAGGGCCTGCCCCACGTCTCCACCTTCCACACCCATTACGAGAAGTACGCCCACTACGTCCCAGGGCTGGCCATACTGGACAAGTACACGGGCATCATCCCTAGGCTGGCCAAGGCCTTTTACAACCGGGTGGAGGTGGTCATCGCCCCCACGGAGCCCGTGAAGCGGCTGGCAGAGGGCTACGGCATTGAGCGCCCCATCCGGGTCATCCCCACGGGGATCGATAACCGCCTCCTGGAAGAGGCCCCCCTCCCCTCCCCCTCCCCCTGGCCCGAGGGCAAGCGTCGCCTCATCACCGTGGGGCGCCTGGGGAAGGAGAAGTCCTTTGACGTGGTGCTGAAGGCGGTGGCGGAACTGGCCAAGGAACAGGACGTCTTCCTGGTGCACATCGGGGAGGGTCCGGAGCTCCACCCCCTCGAGCGCCTGGCCAGGGAGCTGGGCATCGCCGAGCGGGTGCGCTTCCTGGGTCCTGTGCCCTACAAGGAGATCGGGGGCTACTACCGCCTGGCCGAGCTTTTCCTCTTCGCCAGCGAAACGGAAACCCAAGGGCTCGTGATCTGGGAGGCCCAGGCCATGGGGGTGCCGGTGGTGGCCGTGGGGGCGGAAGGGGTGCTGGAGGGGGTGGAGGACGGGAGGACGGGGTACCTGGTGCCCCCCGGGGACTTTAAAGCCTTGGCGGACAAGGCCTCGGACCTTTTGCGGGACGAGGAAAAGCGGCAGCGCTTCAGCCTCCAGGCCCGCGCCTGGGCCTTGGAGCGCTCGGCGGAGCGCATCGCGGAAAGGATCGTGGCCGTCTACGACGAGGCGGGCGAGATCCTGCGGGTGGAGCCGAAGAGGCTCATCTTCCCCTTCCCCCGTCTTCCCCGAAATAGCCTCGAGGATCGCCCAGGAGGTTTCTGAACTGCCGTAGGAGAAACCTCCCCCACCCCCCCTTGAGCCTACGGGCCGAGGTGAGGACCAAGGCCCGGGGCACATAGCGTACCGGGCCTTGCCCGAGGAGCTTCCATCCCAAAAGCACGTCCTCCCGGGCCTCCACCTGGGGAAACCCCCCCACCCGCAGGGCTGCCTCCTTGAGCACCATCATGTTGGCCCCGGCCAGGTTGGGCCGCCCAAAGAGGGCCATGAGGTGGAGGAAGGCGCGGTAGCCCCACTCCGAAAGCAGGGCCTCCCCGGCGGAAACCCCATAGAAGCGCAAGGGGCCGTACAGGGCCACCGCCCCCTGCGCCTTTTCCGCCAGGGCCTCGAGCCAGCCGGGGATGGGCAGGGAGTCGGCATCGGTCATGGCCACCCACTCCCCCCGGGCGGCCAGAAGCCCCGCCTGGCGGGCGTGGGCCACCCCCTTCTTGGCGCAGTGCACCACCCGTACCCCATAGGCCTCCGCCACCTCCCGGGTGCGGTCGGTGGAAGCGTTGTCCACCACGATCACCTCAAAGGGGGGAAGGGTCTGTTGCAAAACCGCCTGCAAGGCGCCAGGCAACAGGGCTTCCTCGTTGTGGGCAGGGATCACCACGCTGATGCGCACGGGTATACTTTAGCGTGTTTCGTTTTCTCCCGTGGGCCAAGGAGGGGCTTTCCGTCTTCCTCCGCCTGGTCCTAGCCGTGGGGCTTATGGAGGGGGTACGGAGCGGCTTCTTCGCTGGCCTCCTCCCCTTCTACGCCCCGGAGCACCTGGGGCTCGGGCCTACCACCTTCACCTTGGCCTTTACCTTCCACCAGCTCTCCGAGAACCTTTCCAAGACCTTTGGCGGGCTTCTGGCGGAAAGGGTGGGGTTTGGACGCACGGTAAGCCTGGCTGCCCTGATCGGCTTCCTCACCCTCCTCCTTACCCCCATGGCCCATGCCGGCTGGGTCCTATGGGGGCTCGCCGTCCTCTGGGGGCTTAGCATGTCCACCTTGTACCCCGGGCTCATGACCCTGGCCAGCCGCATCGCCGTTCCCGGACGGGAGGCCAGGGCCCTATCCTTTACCCTGACCTTGGTGATGCCCTGGGTGGGCATCGGCCTCGTGGGGGTGGGGCAGGTGGCCCAGAAGGACTCGGAAACGGCCCTCACCCTCCTCATCCTGGCCCAGGGTTTGGTCCTGCTCCTCGCCCTTAGCCTTTTCCCGTTCCGCATCCCGATCCCCAAGACGGCACGGGAACCCTACCCCTTCCACCGGCTTCTTCTCTTCCTCCCCGCCGCCTTCGGCCAAACCTTCGCCCCCGCCTTGGTCTCCCTCTTCATCTTGCGCTTTGCCAAGGAGGAGCTGGGCCTCGAGCCCATCGCCCTAGGAGGGCTCCTCCTCTTGGGCGGGGGCCTCGCCTTTGGCCTCCTGCCCCTTACCGGCCGGCAGGTGGACCGGCGGGGCTACCGCTTTGCCCTGGTGAGCGGCCTTCTCCTCCTGGCCTTGGTGATGGCGCACCTGGCCTTCGCCACGAGCCCCTGGGAGCTTTTGTGGCTCGCCGCCCTGGGCGGCCTTGGCTTCAGCCTTTTCCTACCCGGCTGGAATGGCTTCCTGGCCAAAAACCTGCCCCAGGAAAACCGGGCCGCCATCTGGGGCGGGCTGATGACCGTGGAGGGGCTGGGGGTGGCCTTGGGGCCTGCGGTGGGAGGGCTCCTTTGGGAGACCTTCGGCATAAGGGCCCCCTTGCTTTTCGGTAGCGCCATCTTCCTTGCGCTTAGCCTCTTTTACGCCGCCCTCTTCTGGAGAATGCGATGGAACTGATCCTGGGCCTAATCCTCCTCCTCTATGGGGTCTCGGACCTCCTCTTCCGCTTTTTGGGCCTTGGGGCCTACGCCCACGCCTCGAGGCGCACCCCCAAGGTGGCCCTCACCTTTGACGACGGCCCCTCGGAGAGGACCGAAGCCCTCCTGGACCTCCTAAGGCGGCACGGGGTCAAGGCCACCTTCTTCCTCACCGGGGAGAGGGCCCGGGCCCGGCCCGACCTGGTGGAGGCCCTAAGGCGGGAGGGGCACCAGGTGGAGGACCACGGGGAGTGGCACCAGGCCTGGAAACTCTTCCTGCCCTGGCTGGAGTGGGCGCACATGCGCCGGAACCCGGGGCGCTACTACCGCCCGCCCCATGGGCTTCACACGCCCTTCACCCGGCTTTTCGCTCGCCTGCTGGGCAAGCGCATCGCCCTATGGGACTTGGAAAGCAAGGACTGGCTGGACCTTCCCCCCGAGGCCTTGGCGGAAAGGCTCCTTTACTACCTGCGCCCTGGGTCCATCGTCCTCCTGCACGACGGCCCCGAGCGCACCCTTAGGCTTTTGGAACTGGCCTTGCCGCGGATGCTGGCCCTGGGCTACCGGCCGGTGACCCTGGAGGACCTCGCCCCCCGGCCCCTCACGCCCCGGCTGGCCCTCATCCGGGGCCTGCAAGGCCTCGAGGAGCGCTACAACCAGGCCCACGGGGTGGAGCGGGCGGGCTACGGCCCCTTTGACCTCTTCCGCGTGGAGAAAAAGCCCTTCCCCGGCCCCGACCTTCCGGGTCTACCCAGGGGCACCCCCGCCCTGGAACTCCACCTGGAAAGCCCCCGGGTCATGGAGCTCTCCACCTCGGAGACCATCCGGCAGGTAAGGGAAAGCCTGAAGAAGGTGGCCGCCCGGGTGGCCGAAGACCCTGAGGTGCGCCTGGTCTACGGCTACAGCTACCTGGCCCAGGGGGCCAGGCTCTTCGGCTTCCAAACCTCACCCCTGCCCCCTTGGCCCAGGCTTGTGGCTACCCTGGCCAGCGCCTGGTTCCTTTGGCTGTACCGCGGGGAGCTCCTGAGGTGGGACCGGGCCTGGGCCCAACTGGGCTACCTCAGCCGCGAGGAGCTCCTAAGGCGATTCCCACCGTCCACTCCCGCTTCCCCACCCCCGGCACCCGGTGCAGGGCAAACCCCGCCTCCTTGAGGGCCCGGCGGAAGGCCCCCTGAGCGGAGTAGGTGGCAAGCCTCCCCAAGGGCCGGGTGGCCCCGAAAAGCCTCCGGAGCACGGGGAGGCTCCAGGGTTCGGGGTTCACCCGGGGGCTGAAGGGGTCCAGGTAGACCGCCGTGGCCCAGCGCCGGGGAAGCGGGGCCTCCCGCACGTCCCCGAAAACCACCCAAAGCTCCCCCCAGGGGCCCGAGAAGCGCTCCCTAGGCCAAAGCCTTAGAAGCCCCTCAAAAACCTCCTCCGCCAAGGGGAGGGGAAGGCGGACCTTGGCCAGGAGCTCCGGGGAAAGGGGCTCCCTTTCCACCGCCAGGTACCGGAGGCGCACGCCCCGGCTCAGGGCGCTTTCCAGGGTCACCCGGAAGTTCACCCCAAGCCCCAGGCCCACCTCGAGGACCCGCGGGGCGGGGTGCAGGTGGGTGAGGGTCTTCTCCAGGTAGAGCCTGCGGGCCTGGAGAAGCGCCCCCTGCCGGGGATGGTAGGCCTCCCCGTAGCCGGGATGAAAAAGGGTCGGCGTGCCGTCTTGGGTGAAGGCAAGCCGCATCAGCGCACCTTTACCCGGTAGCACACCTCCCCCGACTCCCCTGGCCCCACACTGCCCACCTCCACCCTCACCAGGCCGCCTGCCATCTCCCCGGCATCATCCCCCGTCTGGGCGGTAAGGTACTGGGTGGCACCCGCATGGGTCCAGCGGATGGCCTTGCCCCCGTAGTCGGCCACGCTGGTGAGGGGGTCGGTGAAGAAGGGCACGGGGTCGGAAAGGGTGAAGAGGCCAACGGGCTGGGTTCCCAGGTTGCGGTAGGCGATGCAGTACTCCAGCACATCCCCAGGCTTTCCCTGCCCCGTGGCGGCAAAGGGGGTGTTCTGGGTCACGTTGCGCACCCGTTTTTCCAGGCGGACCTCACCCCCCGTCACCTGCACGGTGTCCGTGAGGGAGTCAGGCTCCTGGACCCCGGGGTTCCCACTCCACGCAAGCCTGGCCTCCACGAGGGCGATATCCGTGGCCCCCATGGGCTCCCCCGCCGGCACCAGGACCCGCACCTCCACCCGGCAGGCCTTCAGGCTGCCCTCGGGCTCCCGGGGCCAAGAACCCCCCACAGGGAAGGTGTAAGGCAAGGAGGTCCAGTCCTCCCCTGGGCCAAAGCTACCGTCGCAGTCCCCATCCACCCGGACCTGGTAGGTGTAGCGGGGAGTGGGTGGGGAGGCCAGGTCCAGGGTGACGTCCCCAAGGGTGCCCGGGCGGTACCAGTGGCTGAAGGTGTACACCCCGGGGGAAGAGGTCTGTCCGGAGCCATCGGGATAGAAGCGGCTATCCCCGACCACCCCGAAGTTCCGCTCCCTAACCCCACCCGCCAGGGAAGAGGCCGGGCCCAGGGAAACCGTGGCCCCAGGGGAGTTGGGGGCCGTGGCCGCCTGCCAGCTTGCCACCTTTGTGGCCGTGCTCCCGTCGTTGTAACCCGTGGCCGGGCGCAGGGGATGGGTGAGGGTAACGGTGCCCCAGCTGGCCGGGAGGTAGAGGCGGTAGTAGCCCGTCCCGTCCGTGAGGGTGATGCGGGTGTTGGTGCCGTCCGTGGCCCGCACCTCCACATTCCCCACCCCCGGCTCCCCGCCGTTTTGCCAGGCGTCGTTGGCCGTGCCCCCGCCCAGCCCGTGGTCCCAGAACACCCGGCCTTGCACCACTGACCCGTGGAAGAGGCCGAAGAGGAGATCTGAGGTATTGCCGCTCACCGTGAGGGAAAGGCTGCCCGTGGGGGGGTTCACGAAAAGCCAGCCAGAGGGCGGGGTGGGCACGGTGTCGCCCACGTCGTTGTTGTCGTCTACCAACAGAAGGTAACTGCCCGGAGCCACCCCCTGGAACTGGAAGGTCCCCGTGCCAGGGTCCACCTGGGCCACGGCCACCACCACACTCCCCTGGACCAGCTTCACCCACACCGTGGTCCCGGTCTGCCAGTCCTCCCCAGGGTCCCGCATACCGTTTGGTTGCGTGTCGTGGTAGAGATAACCGGTCACGGCATAACCTGTCACGCTGAGGACAGCGGAAGCTGGGCTTTGACTGTTCCCCAGATCTGTTTGCAAAGCCCCCGCAGGCAAGGTGTTGGTATAGGTGCCGGGAGCGTTGGAAGTTACCTCTACCGTGAGGGTACACGCACCGCCCGCAGGTATTTGAGCCCCACTATGAAGGGTAATGGTTCCACTCCCCGGGTTAGCGGTTAGAACGCCTCCGGGGCAGGTGGTGGAGGCGTTGGCGGGGTTCGCCACCACCAGCCCATTGGGCAGCTGGTCCACCAAGTCAGCGGTGAGGGTGGCCGGATAGTTGTTGGGGTTGCTCAGGGTGAGGGTCAAGACACTGACACCTCCCACCGCAATGGTATCCGGGGAGAAAGCCTTGGAAAGGCTGGGTGGCTGAGGGGGCTCCACGGTCACGCTCACCTGGGCCTGGGCCGTCTGGCTGTAGCTGGTGCCCAAGGTAAGGCTGTTGTAGTCCACCCGCGCAGTGTTGAGGATATTTTGCCCGGCAGCACTGGGAAGCACCTGAACCCGGAAACGCACCTCGGCCCCTTGACTAGGCAAGAAGACGCCACCTTGGCTGGCATTCGCCCCAGTCCCCAACCGGAAGCGCACGCAAGGAGGACTGCCGGAAAGCTCGGGACAGGATGGGCTGTACTCCGCTATGTCGTCCCCGCTTTGGTCTGTCATGCCCCCCGTGGGAGCCCCAGGAGCGTTCTGCACCACCTGTAGGCTTCCAGGAACGTACTGGGTTCCGGCGGGGAGGGGATCCAGCACCGTCACGTTTGTGGCGCCGTCAGTGCCCGTATTGGTGAAGCTTATGGTGTATTCCAGGATGTCACCCACGGAAACCTGCCCACCGTTCAAGTCGTTTGCGTTCTTAGTAAAAGTGGTGATTAGATCGGGCAAGTACAGATCCACGGCGAAGGTTAGCACCGCGGGAAAGAAGGCATCTCCTTGGGAGTAAAACTCCAGGTTGGCCGAGGTTGCCCCGTTCGGAATCTTCCCTGTGGCGTCAACCCGGTCCACATCAATTCCAAGCTGGTTCAAAAAGTCCGGGCTTTTGTTCGTAAAGCGCACTTCCAAATCAGATACGGAGCTATTGAAAAAATTGTTAGAGGGGTTCTGGCTGTCGCTGAGGGCAGACCCATTGACCCTTAGCTGATCCCCCGTAATACCCCCATCCCCTTCAAAGGCCACCGCTCCTAGGCGCGCGGTGACAGGGCCCACAAGGGGGGTCAGGAAACCAGAAGGTGTAATCGTTGCAGAAGGGAACCCCTCGAGTG
This window encodes:
- a CDS encoding lipid-A-disaccharide synthase-related protein; this translates as MRVLFVSNGPTEDAIGARIAAQLGHAIWALPLVGRGNAYQGVAQEVLGPRKEMPSGGFLFGSLANLVADLKAGFLSMSLAQWQAAWAFQPDAVVVVGDAYALSVGVLAARGKPLYHVNPLVSAHYLEAVRPLELLLDWGGSDFTPYERLLHRKAQAVFVRDEPSLRRLRRLGVPHAYWYGSFAMDLLPPPERDLAPWVGEEPLLALLPGTRGDEAFSLPLMLEAALRLPLIPAVAWAKGWEALPPLPGWQSQEVAPEALRLERDGKTAWVFRGAFSAILHRSRLALATAGTATEQAAGLGVPAVAFPTPGPQFTRAFASRQKRLLGEALHLTEAQPDQVAAAAQRLLQNEDLYARASLAGRERIGPPGGIQGAARHIREDLHRIGSFHAVC
- a CDS encoding glycosyltransferase family 4 protein, which gives rise to MRLYRVGLFTDVYFPNPNGVTTSVYLLLRELRRMGHEAWVVAPHHPEAPEREEGVVRVPSVAYPFYEGQQIALPSSRHLPTEFELIHTHTPLTLGVWGLRIARSKGLPHVSTFHTHYEKYAHYVPGLAILDKYTGIIPRLAKAFYNRVEVVIAPTEPVKRLAEGYGIERPIRVIPTGIDNRLLEEAPLPSPSPWPEGKRRLITVGRLGKEKSFDVVLKAVAELAKEQDVFLVHIGEGPELHPLERLARELGIAERVRFLGPVPYKEIGGYYRLAELFLFASETETQGLVIWEAQAMGVPVVAVGAEGVLEGVEDGRTGYLVPPGDFKALADKASDLLRDEEKRQRFSLQARAWALERSAERIAERIVAVYDEAGEILRVEPKRLIFPFPRLPRNSLEDRPGGF
- a CDS encoding glycosyltransferase family 2 protein; amino-acid sequence: MRISVVIPAHNEEALLPGALQAVLQQTLPPFEVIVVDNASTDRTREVAEAYGVRVVHCAKKGVAHARQAGLLAARGEWVAMTDADSLPIPGWLEALAEKAQGAVALYGPLRFYGVSAGEALLSEWGYRAFLHLMALFGRPNLAGANMMVLKEAALRVGGFPQVEAREDVLLGWKLLGQGPVRYVPRALVLTSARRLKGGWGRFLLRQFRNLLGDPRGYFGEDGGRGR
- a CDS encoding MFS transporter; protein product: MFRFLPWAKEGLSVFLRLVLAVGLMEGVRSGFFAGLLPFYAPEHLGLGPTTFTLAFTFHQLSENLSKTFGGLLAERVGFGRTVSLAALIGFLTLLLTPMAHAGWVLWGLAVLWGLSMSTLYPGLMTLASRIAVPGREARALSFTLTLVMPWVGIGLVGVGQVAQKDSETALTLLILAQGLVLLLALSLFPFRIPIPKTAREPYPFHRLLLFLPAAFGQTFAPALVSLFILRFAKEELGLEPIALGGLLLLGGGLAFGLLPLTGRQVDRRGYRFALVSGLLLLALVMAHLAFATSPWELLWLAALGGLGFSLFLPGWNGFLAKNLPQENRAAIWGGLMTVEGLGVALGPAVGGLLWETFGIRAPLLFGSAIFLALSLFYAALFWRMRWN
- a CDS encoding polysaccharide deacetylase family protein yields the protein MELILGLILLLYGVSDLLFRFLGLGAYAHASRRTPKVALTFDDGPSERTEALLDLLRRHGVKATFFLTGERARARPDLVEALRREGHQVEDHGEWHQAWKLFLPWLEWAHMRRNPGRYYRPPHGLHTPFTRLFARLLGKRIALWDLESKDWLDLPPEALAERLLYYLRPGSIVLLHDGPERTLRLLELALPRMLALGYRPVTLEDLAPRPLTPRLALIRGLQGLEERYNQAHGVERAGYGPFDLFRVEKKPFPGPDLPGLPRGTPALELHLESPRVMELSTSETIRQVRESLKKVAARVAEDPEVRLVYGYSYLAQGARLFGFQTSPLPPWPRLVATLASAWFLWLYRGELLRWDRAWAQLGYLSREELLRRFPPSTPASPPPAPGAGQTPPP
- the mnmD gene encoding tRNA (5-methylaminomethyl-2-thiouridine)(34)-methyltransferase MnmD, coding for MRLAFTQDGTPTLFHPGYGEAYHPRQGALLQARRLYLEKTLTHLHPAPRVLEVGLGLGVNFRVTLESALSRGVRLRYLAVEREPLSPELLAKVRLPLPLAEEVFEGLLRLWPRERFSGPWGELWVVFGDVREAPLPRRWATAVYLDPFSPRVNPEPWSLPVLRRLFGATRPLGRLATYSAQGAFRRALKEAGFALHRVPGVGKREWTVGIALGAPRG
- a CDS encoding DUF3344 domain-containing protein, with the protein product MKRWMFALLAPLSLALGQVVTPFQPRFGPVNERGDILLIGNTLMCMSAWPFTSCDTNWMGNPNSNNTAISGGQFDPNRRMIFVNADPANPTWPSGRGGSSSATLTLPSDAEVLWAGLYWGARARENDAGRNTIYLKAPGSSLYQTITGTVLGTITTNFVSGNNTYRPYVAFADVTSIVRTSGVGTYWVGGIRAQTGNDLLGYYAGWSLVVVYRSPSATFKNLVVYDGLAVVSSLEGFPSATITPSGFLTPLVGPVTARLGAVAFEGDGGITGDQLRVNGSALSDSQNPSNNFFNSSVSDLEVRFTNKSPDFLNQLGIDVDRVDATGKIPNGATSANLEFYSQGDAFFPAVLTFAVDLYLPDLITTFTKNANDLNGGQVSVGDILEYTISFTNTGTDGATNVTVLDPLPAGTQYVPGSLQVVQNAPGAPTGGMTDQSGDDIAEYSPSCPELSGSPPCVRFRLGTGANASQGGVFLPSQGAEVRFRVQVLPSAAGQNILNTARVDYNSLTLGTSYSQTAQAQVSVTVEPPQPPSLSKAFSPDTIAVGGVSVLTLTLSNPNNYPATLTADLVDQLPNGLVVANPANASTTCPGGVLTANPGSGTITLHSGAQIPAGGACTLTVEVTSNAPGTYTNTLPAGALQTDLGNSQSPASAVLSVTGYAVTGYLYHDTQPNGMRDPGEDWQTGTTVWVKLVQGSVVVAVAQVDPGTGTFQFQGVAPGSYLLLVDDNNDVGDTVPTPPSGWLFVNPPTGSLSLTVSGNTSDLLFGLFHGSVVQGRVFWDHGLGGGTANDAWQNGGEPGVGNVEVRATDGTNTRITLTDGTGYYRLYLPASWGTVTLTHPLRPATGYNDGSTATKVASWQAATAPNSPGATVSLGPASSLAGGVRERNFGVVGDSRFYPDGSGQTSSPGVYTFSHWYRPGTLGDVTLDLASPPTPRYTYQVRVDGDCDGSFGPGEDWTSLPYTFPVGGSWPREPEGSLKACRVEVRVLVPAGEPMGATDIALVEARLAWSGNPGVQEPDSLTDTVQVTGGEVRLEKRVRNVTQNTPFAATGQGKPGDVLEYCIAYRNLGTQPVGLFTLSDPVPFFTDPLTSVADYGGKAIRWTHAGATQYLTAQTGDDAGEMAGGLVRVEVGSVGPGESGEVCYRVKVR